The Schizosaccharomyces pombe strain 972h- genome assembly, chromosome: I genome contains a region encoding:
- a CDS encoding transporter, which produces MSESIQDQDHEKTTIIEKTRRFVLSIFTKDFWIGDYDYSFLLPAIPFTKQKPKSPPFFSLNAKVPVLLALLLGFQHALAMVGGVTSPPRIIAASANLTTEQTNYLVSAGLISSGIMTLIQIARVHIPKTKYYIGTGMLSVLGISFTSVSVAPKVLSQMYENGYCPKDENGTKLPCPDGYGAFLATACVCSLLEIFMSFIPPRILKRLFPPIVTGPVVLLIGTSLISSGLNDWAGGEGSCTGRPTEAEAPGYSLCPSDTSPHALGWGSAQFIGLGFSVFATIIIIERFGPPLMKTTSVVLGLVVGMIISAATGYWDHSIIDAAPVVTFNWVHTFRLRIYGPAVLPMLALYIVNMMEAIGDIGATSDVSMLEVDGPAFDARVQGGILGDGLASLIASLMTTTPLTTFAQNNGVISLTKCANRRAGFFCAVILFFMGLFAKFAAVFVAIPSPVLGGMTTFLFSSVAVSGIAIISQIPFNRRNRFILTASMTLGMGAILVPDWFTYFFEYSGPNKALVGFLDAITLVMENGFAIGAFISIFLNLILPYEFDPDLTNDSPGLSTTNGVNNGIVEVRGIDPNDSLSNTDTEYANENKKDEVDVDKVV; this is translated from the coding sequence ATGTCGGAATCCATCCAAGATCAAGATCACGAAAAGACTACTATTATCGAAAAGACTCGTCGCTTTGTTTTATCCATCTTTACCAAAGACTTTTGGATTGGCGATTATGATTATTCCTTTTTGCTACCTGCCATCCCTTTCACCAAACAAAAGCCAAAATCTCCCCCTTTTTTCTCGTTAAATGCCAAAGTCCCTGTCTTGTTGGCTTTGCTTTTGGGATTCCAACACGCTTTAGCCATGGTCGGCGGTGTCACTAGTCCTCCTCGTATTATTGCTGCTTCTGCCAATCTTACTACTGaacaaacaaattattTGGTCTCTGCTGGCCTCATCAGTAGTGGTATCATGACACTTATTCAAATTGCCCGGGTTCatattccaaaaacaaaatactaTATTGGTACGGGTATGCTTTCGGTGCTAGGTATTTCCTTTACTAGTGTCAGTGTTGCTCCCAAAGTTCTCTCTCAAATGTACGAAAATGGCTACTGTCCAAAAGATGAGAACGGCACAAAACTTCCCTGTCCAGATGGCTATGGTGCTTTCCTTGCAACCGCTTGCGTTTGCTCTCTCTTAGAAATCTTTATGTCTTTCATTCCTCCACGCATTTTGAAGCGTCTATTTCCTCCCATCGTTACTGGCCCCGTCGTTTTACTTATCGGTACTTCTCTCATCAGTAGTGGTCTTAATGATTGGGCCGGTGGTGAAGGCTCTTGTACTGGTCGTCCCACTGAAGCTGAAGCTCCTGGTTATTCCTTATGTCCTTCCGATACCTCTCCTCATGCTTTAGGTTGGGGTAGTGCACAATTTATTGGTCTCGGTTTTAGCGTATTCGCAACCATCATTATCATCGAGCGCTTTGGTCCTCCACTTATGAAAACTACTTCAGTTGTTTTAGGACTTGTTGTTGGTATGATTATTTCCGCTGCTACTGGTTATTGGGATCATTCTATCATTGATGCTGCTCCGGTAGTTACCTTCAATTGGGTTCATACCTTCCGTCTTCGTATCTATGGTCCTGCCGTTCTTCCAATGCTTGCACTGTACATTGTAAACATGATGGAGGCAATCGGCGATATAGGTGCCACGTCTGATGTCTCCATGCTGGAAGTAGATGGCCCTGCCTTTGATGCAAGAGTTCAGGGTGGTATTCTTGGTGATGGCCTAGCTTCACTTATCGCTTCTCTTATGACTACTACACCACTGACTACTTTCGCTCAAAACAACGGTGTCATCAGTTTGACAAAGTGTGCAAACCGTCGTGCTGGATTCTTTTGTGCGGtaatcttattttttatggGTTTGTTCGCTAAGTTTGCTGCTGTCTTTGTTGCCATTCCGTCTCCTGTCTTAGGTGGAATGACCAcatttctcttttcatCTGTTGCTGTCTCTGGTATTGCTATTATCTCCCAAATTCCCTTTAATCGTCGTAATAGGTTTATTTTAACTGCCTCCATGACTTTGGGTATGGGTGCTATTTTGGTCCCAGATTGGTTTActtatttctttgaatacAGCGGACCAAATAAGGCTCTTGTTGGATTTCTGGACGCCATTACCCTTGTGATGGAGAATGGTTTTGCCATCGGAGCCTTTATCTCCATTTTCCTGAACTTAATTTTGCCTTACGAGTTTGACCCTGATTTGACAAATGACAGTCCTGGTCTTTCCACTACGAATGGTGTTAACAATGGCATTGTTGAAGTCCGTGGTATAGATCCCAACGATTCTCTTTCCAATACGGACACGGAATATGCTaacgaaaataaaaaagatgaagttGATGTTGATAAGgttgtttaa